The nucleotide window TTCCCTTCCCACCCGATACCAAAGCCTAGATCCATCTGTCCCGCTACCTCAGCCGGATTCAGGTTCACGTTCAAATTCGCCAGATCTCCTCCATTACTAATGTCCATACCACCAGCGGCGCCGCCATCAACACTTTGCAAGAACTCTAGGCCTTGTAGATCACTGAAGCTTAGTGTGCCAGGACTATTGGAGtatgcttgttgttgttgttgctgttgttgctgttgctgtagATAGTCATTTGGCGTCCCTCcgcgttgttgttgctgttgtgagTTGGCCCCGATAATCGGTGATCCACCCATCTGAGCAGGCGGCGTTAAGGGGTTACTAagtccttgtccttgccgttgctggtgctgttggATGGCGCTCGGCGAGGGCATCAAGGTCGGATCAATGGAGGTCTCGCCTACTGGGCTTTGAGCCATCGGTCCCCCGCCGCCAGAGGCGGCTTCCGCAATGGAGCTTGCGTTGCTATGTGGTGGCGGAGGTGGGTTTCGCATGAGAGAGAAGCCGCCTTCCTGCTCGCTCTTGatcgcggcggcggcagcggcaccgGACATGCGGAACTGTTGGGCCTGTTGGAAGGCGGAAAGCTGAGATGCTGATGAGACGGAGTAGGCGTCGGAGGCGAGATCGCTGTACTGTGACGAAGGGTTTCGGAGCATAGGCGGGCGAtggcggtgttgttgttgttggtgctggcgatgttgctgctgctgatgctgctggtgctgttgttgttgttgctgcatTCTATAGTGTTGCAAACTAGAAGCGGCAGAATCGCTCTGTGAGCTCCAGTCGAGACGCTGATCAATACTTCCTCCAGGACGTCTTATGTGGGTGTTGTTTCCATATCCGCCGGACAAGTCCTGGCCTTGGCCGAAGCCTCCAGTCGAGTTTGCCATTTTGATGGTTGCTTTGGCGGTGCGATCAAAGGCGTCTCGACAAGCTTCTGCTGGCGGACATTTATCTATCAGGTCTGTAAAAACGGATTTGGCAGCCAGAATCGTGAAGTCGACTTCATCCACGGTCTAAAAGGGGGTGCGCGTTAGCCTGTGAAAAACAGTAAAATAATCAGCAATAAAAGTTGTGTGTCCTTACAAGTCTGCTCCTCACGATAGGGGAATGCCAGATCGCATAAAGATAAGATATTCCGGCCATGAACAAATGGTGCGTGGCCAAATAGGTATAGTTGACCAAGCCCACACGGTGCAATTGGCGATAGAGGCGCAAGATACGCTGGCCTGCCTCGGCGACCTTGAGATACACGCGGTCTTCATCCTCCCGAAGCTCCATGTTGAACATTGTCGGGCTGTTGACCTCCTTTGACGTGTGATATTCACCTTCGAACAAGGCTGGCACACTTAGACTTTGGCGATAGAGCATAATGACAGCCTGCCAGTAGTTGAGGTCAAAAAACTCAGGCGAAAATTGTACGCCAGTCTGCTGCCGTGTTGGTGCGGAATTTTTCCACTCCCATAGTCTCCTGTCGATATCAATGCGCCATGCTCGGAAGGTTTCGAACTGTGACAAGAACGGTGATGGAAGAGATGTATGCATGTAAGGGTTCTTCTGGTTCAGTCCAGAGGCCCGCGCAAGCTGTGATTGCTGGAACTGCAAGACTTGAAGAACTTCTGACTGGAGCAGCCTAAGACGGAAGTAGTGATGTGCAATGAGTTTGTAAGTCGGTCCTATTACGTCGGGGGGTGGTTCAAGCAAGCCGCTTGGCGTAATGAATCGATCATCTAGGAGAGAGGGGAACTCTGTGGTAATGACTTGATCTGATATGCCAAATGGCCTGCCGACGCAAACACTGACGAGGCGATCGAGTGAATAGGTGCACCACCACAGACGCCGCCTGAGATCACGCATGtactctcttcttcccctttcccgCGAGAATGCTTCGCTCTGGTCTCCGATCCCTAGACCGGATTCAATGTCCTTACCGTCTTCGTAGTGTAGGCCGAGATCGACCGCCAACCTGATGGCGACGCCGACGATGTACCACAGCCCAGGAGGAACTGGCCTCAATAAGGCAAAGTTGGCGAGAAGCAAGACGGCCTGTAACTCTTCCAAACCACCGGCACTGTTGCCAAGACAAGCCTCAAGATGAACAATGGCACTAGCATGATATTCTTCTGGCTGGCACTGTCTTGTGTTGTCATCAGTTTTACCTGGTGCTTCTGCCGATCCACTGGCCTTGGTCGATTCTCCCACAATGATGCCGCCGCCTATCGCGAAGACCATGTTCAACATGTAAAGTTCTCGTGGCCCCCGTACGCGGTTTTCTTCGGCATAGGCTTGCTCAAACATTTCCAGGAACTCGCCTTTGTGGAGCACAGGCATTTGGGGGTTCGCATGCTCAAAATAAAGCGACATCAACTTTTCGCCCAAAGCCCTGCTGGGGAATGTTGCCGGATGAATCGTTGGTTTTGTGTGCAAGCCAAAGAACGAGTCTCTCATAGACGTTCCGGCGGTGGCGGGGCCATTGTTGGGAGCAGGCTTGTAGGGTCGGATGCCAGCTTTGTCCGAGGTGGACTTCTGATCGGATACCGACGACTGCACCGCAGCGAAAACAATGCGTGCAAAAGATATTCCCGAGGTAGATCCCAGATAGCGAGCTTTTGCCGTTGCGGATACGCCACCAAGGTCAGACTTGGACACCAGTTTCTGTAGTCTGACCACATCATCTCCCTCATTCTGTGGTCTTTGATTGTTGATGCTATCTGGTGTTTCTAGTTGTGAGGGATGCCCGCTCGTGTCCACCTGGGTCGAGTGGACATGGCGCGGCCTATCTCCCTTCTTGGAACAGTAGTCCAAATTTTCGGCCGGCGGGAAAGTGATATTGTTGTCCTTGAGCAGGTGTTCCAGTTGCTCTACTCGTTTCTCGAGGTAAAAGATATAACTGGGACAGCACGGCGTCAGTACTTTTGTTATTCACAGGCAGGAAGCGAGGCGTTGGTGAAGATGGGTTATGGCGGGAACCTCAATGATTGGGTCCCGGCCGGGTGGGGGGTCTGACCTCCTCGGGATCTCTCTCTTGGTGATGGGATCATAGCCAACGCAGGCAACATTGGCCTTTTCGCAACTGGCACAACTCGGTAGCTTCTGGTCACAGCGGTTTTTGCGAAGCCTACATCGGTTACAAGCGCTCACGTTGCGGAAGCTGCTGCTTTGTCCGGCCTTGCCCCCCGTCGACCCGCCTCCCTGGCCTCCATGAGCGGCGCCAGACCCGTCAAGTAGAAGCTCGTTAGCGGGAGACGGGGCTTCCCCAGACGGAACCGAAGCCGGAGAGTCTCGTTCCGGGGACGATTGGCGCGGTCGCTTGTTTGGGTGGTGGTTCGGGGACGGAGGAGTGTGCGCCGGCATTATGCCAGGCTGCTCAGTAGAGCACCTCCAATCAGTCCCGCTGTCCCTGTGTGACCGGTCTCGCAGTGCGGTCCGGTTTGGCGTGCGAGGCGTGGGCGCGTGGATCAAGTGCGCGTCTGCTACCTCTCCGGCTGCTGGGCTGTTGCGTTGGTTGGTTTCTTTTGTTGGGGAATGCGAATCCGGATCCGAGGCTTGACCGACAATGAGTGGCCTGAATGAacggtagtgtagtgtacctagagTAGTGAGTGGTAAccgagacggaggaggacccTAGAAGCGACCCTCGTGATGGTCGGCCGTCAGGGCCGTTGTTGGTTTGCGCGGTCGAGCCGTGAAAAAAATAGCTACAATCCTTGTTGGCGCGGGCAGGGTCGAATACGTCCGGGTTTCGTCGCGGGTCACACTAGACTGACGGACGGTAGCATCATTATTGAAACTCGACTGACTTTTATCTATGATGCGATGCAAGAGGAACGAACCAAAGGCGGGCGGCACGCGGAGAGCGGCAACGGCGCAGGTGTAGTGAGTGTGGATAATGGGCCTAGTATTGAGGGCAGGTGGATAGCGGACGTCGATAGCAAGTGGAGAGGTTCGTTGATAGGCATGGTAGGTCGGTCCCTCTCCGGTGCGCGTCGTACTCTAGGCTCTGCAACCCCAGCCAACCTAAGTAGGTGGAAATCGCGGGGCGgcactacactagaggtGGTCCCTTGCACTTGCTCTATGCGTCTAAAGCAAGACATCAATCACAACGGATGAACCACCCACTGCAATTTGATGAACTACTGACACCAGCTGTGCTTCGAACCCCGCAAACTTTCAAGCTTAGAGGTACATACCACGTACCCATTACCGGTCCATTGGAGAAGTCAAGCGGACGGCAGACCACGAACgccccccccttctttcaAGTGGGTTATAAAACCCGTGGTGACCCCATCCTTATAATACACTGCCGTGGACACTCCGTCCTTGCGCAACACAGTCCAACCGCGCAGAGGGCTCCAAGCTCCGGGCCATGATCGAACTCCCTCGGAACATCAAGAATTGACCTTGAACCATTCGTGCTAAAGTGGTGCGGTGTGAGATGAATTCTATGAACTTGGATGCTTGCTCGTCCACCCCCAGCACGTCACTATGTACGCTAGCTTCATTCACGATCACAACCTTCTGATAAGGGACCCTAGCGTCTAGCGAATCACCAACCACAAACCCCCACTCCTTTACTGTCTCATCAAGAGATGCCCTACTACACTTACTACGTACATCACAGATGCATGCGAGCTTGACGTTGGGATCCAATCAGAAACCCGTTTTGGTATGTTCCTGTTAGATTTGACACACTTATGGTATATCCTATTATCAAAAGGAGAATATTCTAATGTGCATATGAGCATTTCAAAAGGGGAAACACGTTGGCTTTATTTACACATCAGAAGAACCGGTTTGATAAGCTCATCCAGCAAGCACCCTTTCGAGACTACGAGCGAGGCATGTGTACAGTATAGTGTACAATCGCATTGAAAGCTGAAAAAATACAAAAAGAGGTATCATCCGTATGCCGTACATCCTTAGAAAAAGCGACCGACTCCAATTTCCTTTCTTTGCCAAGCTCTCCAAATCCCTTACAAAAACACCGGATATACGGGGTATACGAAGATAAGCGAACGACCGTTGTTTGTACAATGCCCAACACCCAGACCCAACACCCAGACCCCAGACCACATGCGAAAACCACGAAAGAACCGGCACGCTCCAAGCTCTCTCAATACGAGATATCATGCGTGCCCCAAAAAAGCAAAACCTAAAAGAGTCACTGTCCAGCTATATTCCCAACCAAGCGCCGATCcaaacacacacatacaaaaagaaagaaaaagaggaaaaaaaagacgaaaaaaaaaaaaaaaaaaggaccgGAACAAAGTCGTATACGCCAGTCTTGCCGCGTGCGGATGTCAGTCTCTTTGGGTTGTTCTTGTGTCCAAGTTGATGGCTATGGTGGGCTCAGCCGCCACCGGTTCGACCGCATCTCTCGTTGTTGCCGAATGTCCAGCAGCAGGCACAGGCTCTTCGATCTCCTCTTTCCCATCAAACCTCCCCCTGGGTTCGGTAATGCCGAAGCTGAGAAACGACGCCCCGATCGTCACAAAGGCCGTGAACCACCAAACCATGCCGCAGTATCCCGCCCTTAGTCCGATTGTGTAAAGGTATCCCGACACAATCGGTCCCATGGCGCGGCACAGACTGGCTATCGAGGCCGCTACGCCGTTGATCGTTCCGAGCATCAAGGTCGAGGGTGCCGAGTTGGTCAGGAGGATCGCGTTGCTGGGGTAGGCCATGGTGGCGAGTGTGCACTTCCAAATGATCAGGATGTAGACGCCGGCCATGCGGAGGCTGGAGGGTAGCAGAACGAAGTAGGGCGTAGCGAAGTAAAGCAACGGGTACGACATTGAGATAATCTGGAACAGGCGAAGCGCACCGAGACGACCGGTGATTcgggggaagaagaacgagGTGGAGATCATCGAGTAGAGACCCTGGATGGACAAGATAATGCCGACAGTTCGAGTGTCGTATCCAAAGCCGTCTGCGAACTTGAATGGTAGCGACCAGCCATCTTGGGTGCCAGTGGGCTCGGTGCTGAGGAAGACCGGGAGAAGAGAATCCAGAGTCATGGTGTGGCTATAGAGTACAAAGTTGTCAGTACCGTTCAACATGTCGGTTGCAGTAGAATGTGGACCTACAAAGCAAGAAGGCCgtagttgatgatgatgaagatgatcgGTTTGGTAAAAGTTCTTTCGGGCTTTTCGGACTGGgcctccaccatctccccCGTCGACTCAAGATCGAGCGGCTCCTGCATAATCGGGCCCTCGACCGAAGTAAGCTGTGGCGATCCATCTGCAGTCCGGTATCCGGGCAGCGACTCGTCCGTTTCGCCAAGCAAAGGCTGATCCTCCCCGTTCTTTCCCCTTCGGAGTCGTCGCCGGAAACAATTGTTCTTTCCGAAAAGCCGAGAGGTCAAATATCTGCCGAGCTCAACACCGCGGTCTCGTCGATACTTCTTTTCGGCGTGGGTCTCCTCGAGGAACAGAAAGCCGACGGCAAGCCCGAAAAACACACACATGCCGCTGAAGAGGTTAGGTAGCAAATATGGGAAGCGGTCCCAGATGCTCCCGGGCTGGAAGACGGTTGGGATCCAATCCACTGGCTTTGCAAGCGTACCACCAATCATGGGGCCAACAATCGATCTGTGAAAGAGTCAGCATGCTTTGCAAACTATGACGTGGGCTTCTTCTGAATGTGTTGAACCGTACCCTATGCACCACACAATAGGCATAACCGTGTATGCCCGTGGCTGATGTTCCTTTACAGTAACCAACTCTCCAACAGTGGTTTGCAAGACACCCATGTTACTGCTCCCCCCCACCCAATGTGTCAGCTCAGTTCAACTCAATTTCGATCTTTCCCCAAGTAATACCGAGTGCCTCCCATGATCGATAACTCACCCGTTCAGAATTCCACCCAAAGCACGGGCAAGCAAGGCGACTGGAAGGCTCGGTGCAAAACCGAACAAGATGACGCTGAGACCCGTGCCGCCCATTCCCGTCAGAAGAACCGGCTTCCGACCGATTTTGTCGCTCAGTCGTCCCCACAAGAAGCCCGCCAGAAACTCGGCCAAGGTGAAAGAGGACGTCACCCAACCGGCGTACATGGAGATTTTGCTTTCGTCattggtgat belongs to Neurospora crassa OR74A linkage group IV, whole genome shotgun sequence and includes:
- a CDS encoding MFS multidrug transporter — protein: MAVGPARTVAAVRHGVKKASEKPSPPPYPKRQLLILALCRICEPIAFMSIFPYVYHMVKDFNITNDESKISMYAGWVTSSFTLAEFLAGFLWGRLSDKIGRKPVLLTGMGGTGLSVILFGFAPSLPVALLARALGGILNGNMGVLQTTVGELVTVKEHQPRAYTVMPIVWCIGSIVGPMIGGTLAKPVDWIPTVFQPGSIWDRFPYLLPNLFSGMCVFFGLAVGFLFLEETHAEKKYRRDRGVELGRYLTSRLFGKNNCFRRRLRRGKNGEDQPLLGETDESLPGYRTADGSPQLTSVEGPIMQEPLDLESTGEMVEAQSEKPERTFTKPIIFIIINYGLLAFHTMTLDSLLPVFLSTEPTGTQDGWSLPFKFADGFGYDTRTVGIILSIQGLYSMISTSFFFPRITGRLGALRLFQIISMSYPLLYFATPYFVLLPSSLRMAGVYILIIWKCTLATMAYPSNAILLTNSAPSTLMLGTINGVAASIASLCRAMGPIVSGYLYTIGLRAGYCGMVWWFTAFVTIGASFLSFGITEPRGRFDGKEEIEEPVPAAGHSATTRDAVEPVAAEPTIAINLDTRTTQRD
- the pco-1 gene encoding purine utilization positive regulator codes for the protein MPAHTPPSPNHHPNKRPRQSSPERDSPASVPSGEAPSPANELLLDGSGAAHGGQGGGSTGGKAGQSSSFRNVSACNRCRLRKNRCDQKLPSCASCEKANVACVGYDPITKREIPRSYIFYLEKRVEQLEHLLKDNNITFPPAENLDYCSKKGDRPRHVHSTQVDTSGHPSQLETPDSINNQRPQNEGDDVVRLQKLVSKSDLGGVSATAKARYLGSTSGISFARIVFAAVQSSVSDQKSTSDKAGIRPYKPAPNNGPATAGTSMRDSFFGLHTKPTIHPATFPSRALGEKLMSLYFEHANPQMPVLHKGEFLEMFEQAYAEENRVRGPRELYMLNMVFAIGGGIIVGESTKASGSAEAPGKTDDNTRQCQPEEYHASAIVHLEACLGNSAGGLEELQAVLLLANFALLRPVPPGLWYIVGVAIRLAVDLGLHYEDGKDIESGLGIGDQSEAFSRERGRREYMRDLRRRLWWCTYSLDRLVSVCVGRPFGISDQVITTEFPSLLDDRFITPSGLLEPPPDVIGPTYKLIAHHYFRLRLLQSEVLQVLQFQQSQLARASGLNQKNPYMHTSLPSPFLSQFETFRAWRIDIDRRLWEWKNSAPTRQQTGVQFSPEFFDLNYWQAVIMLYRQSLSVPALFEGEYHTSKEVNSPTMFNMELREDEDRVYLKVAEAGQRILRLYRQLHRVGLVNYTYLATHHLFMAGISYLYAIWHSPIVRSRLTVDEVDFTILAAKSVFTDLIDKCPPAEACRDAFDRTAKATIKMANSTGGFGQGQDLSGGYGNNTHIRRPGGSIDQRLDWSSQSDSAASSLQHYRMQQQQQQHQQHQQQQHRQHQQQQHRHRPPMLRNPSSQYSDLASDAYSVSSASQLSAFQQAQQFRMSGAAAAAAIKSEQEGGFSLMRNPPPPPHSNASSIAEAASGGGGPMAQSPVGETSIDPTLMPSPSAIQQHQQRQGQGLSNPLTPPAQMGGSPIIGANSQQQQQRGGTPNDYLQQQQQQQQQQQAYSNSPGTLSFSDLQGLEFLQSVDGGAAGGMDISNGGDLANLNVNLNPAEVAGQMDLGFGIGWEGNHHDFSDGQQLDLFEGFFFGGQQGGGGGGGGGGAGGN